The following are encoded in a window of Planctomycetaceae bacterium genomic DNA:
- the lipA gene encoding lipoyl synthase — protein sequence MTSLPIINPSDSGSCSSGGQCSSGSDCCSATANPEVSSQLQASNPTGHVRRLPRWLKRPLPQAGMAYTNDVIEDLKLETVCESAKCPNRTECWSQKTATFMIGGNVCTRPCGFCSVPRGKTEQLQIDEPERVAEAAERLGLKYVVITSVTRDDLKDGGAEHWYQTVLAVRRRTGAQVEVLTPDFMGNRAAISRVIESQPDVFNHNTETVPRLYHRVRRNAEYQRTLDLLSQVRSEAPKMPTKSGLMLGLGETREELIQVFADLRAVDCDILTLGQYLQPTPDHLPVERYLPPEEFNELGQIAREMGFRMVASGPFVRSSYHAGEMTDSMDTGVQPFIFNEILSVGE from the coding sequence ATGACAAGTTTACCGATCATTAATCCGTCTGATTCCGGCTCATGCTCGTCGGGTGGGCAGTGCAGCAGTGGATCAGACTGTTGCTCCGCCACGGCGAATCCTGAAGTATCGAGTCAGCTGCAGGCTTCCAATCCGACGGGGCACGTTCGACGTTTGCCGAGATGGCTGAAACGGCCGTTGCCTCAGGCTGGCATGGCATACACGAATGATGTCATCGAAGACCTGAAACTGGAGACGGTTTGCGAAAGTGCTAAATGCCCGAATCGCACAGAATGCTGGTCGCAGAAAACCGCCACATTCATGATCGGCGGAAACGTCTGCACTCGCCCGTGCGGCTTCTGTTCGGTACCACGTGGCAAGACAGAACAACTTCAGATTGATGAACCTGAACGTGTTGCTGAAGCAGCTGAACGGCTGGGCCTCAAATATGTCGTGATCACATCCGTCACGCGAGATGATCTGAAAGACGGCGGCGCAGAGCACTGGTACCAGACGGTCCTTGCGGTCCGCCGCCGAACGGGAGCTCAGGTCGAAGTGCTGACGCCAGACTTCATGGGAAACCGCGCGGCTATCAGCCGCGTCATCGAATCTCAGCCGGACGTGTTTAATCACAACACAGAAACAGTCCCGCGGCTTTATCATCGTGTTCGAAGGAATGCTGAGTACCAGCGAACGTTAGACCTGCTGAGTCAGGTTCGAAGCGAAGCTCCGAAAATGCCAACGAAAAGCGGCCTGATGCTGGGTTTGGGTGAAACTCGGGAAGAATTGATTCAGGTCTTCGCCGATCTGCGCGCTGTCGACTGTGATATTCTTACGCTCGGCCAGTATCTTCAGCCAACTCCCGATCACCTTCCCGTCGAAAGATATCTGCCGCCGGAGGAATTCAACGAGCTTGGGCAAATCGCTCGCGAAATGGGCTTCCGAATGGTCGCCAGCGGACCTTTTGTTCGCAGTAGCTATCATGCTGGCGAGATGACGGATTCGATGGATACCGGCGTTCAGCCGTTCATCTTCAATGAGATACTTTCGGTCGGTGAATAG
- a CDS encoding flagellar hook-basal body complex protein: MANSLLTGISGLRGHQKMLEVIGNNLANLNTTAFKSSRALFSDLMYELQRGSTSASTGLLGSVNAVQIGTGSRISLVDLNFSQGNLEATGQDLDVAVDGGGFFVATSGEKTYYTRAGSFSLDENGYLVDASTGNLIKRFGTVGEPDGVNPSFQTPGDDRLLVPKGVAIPGKVTDEITVGGNFPSTATGPVAQRLRLSVPLTKGGTAASGTDFLNDLDGSVIPYVAGDKLILGGTRSDGTPPFPSEISVDGTTTVAGLMTELQTAYGDATFSLDSLGHIEVTAGSTGPSSLDVSIEDIPGNIGDFDFRTYSFITRSVGKNADSYYRATEVFDERGVGHAVNLKFTKRADNDWDMEAVIDPTEGVMLDNSVQGIAFNKDGSFQQVKGTASGDIDITFQFDNVPSPQTVTLSFGEPGSFEGLTEAGSRASLSAAANGYEPGQLSDVQIDSDGTIFGLTSNGLMLALGQLAIASFRNVDGLVSAGNNYYEASLASGEAVIGNALNGGRGAIRAGQLEGSNVDLALEFTRLIVAQRGFSANARTITVTDEVLKELTTIIR, from the coding sequence ATGGCAAATTCACTCCTGACCGGAATCTCCGGACTTCGCGGGCATCAAAAGATGCTCGAAGTGATCGGCAATAATCTTGCAAACCTGAATACGACAGCATTCAAATCCTCGCGTGCTTTGTTTTCAGACTTGATGTACGAACTTCAGCGTGGTTCCACGTCTGCCTCTACCGGCTTGCTGGGCAGCGTGAATGCTGTTCAGATTGGTACCGGAAGTCGCATTTCGCTTGTCGATCTGAACTTCTCACAGGGCAATCTGGAAGCCACCGGGCAGGACCTGGATGTGGCCGTCGATGGCGGCGGGTTCTTCGTTGCGACTTCGGGCGAAAAGACTTACTACACACGAGCGGGGTCTTTCTCGCTGGATGAGAACGGCTATCTTGTGGACGCATCCACGGGGAATCTGATCAAGCGATTTGGAACCGTTGGAGAACCGGACGGAGTGAATCCATCCTTCCAGACTCCGGGCGACGATCGATTGCTGGTGCCGAAGGGCGTTGCAATTCCGGGTAAAGTCACTGACGAAATTACAGTTGGTGGCAACTTTCCGTCGACAGCCACAGGGCCGGTAGCTCAGAGGCTCCGACTTTCGGTTCCGCTCACTAAGGGCGGCACGGCAGCGAGCGGAACGGATTTTCTGAATGATCTCGACGGAAGCGTCATTCCGTATGTCGCAGGCGACAAGCTGATTCTTGGTGGCACACGATCTGACGGTACTCCACCATTTCCGTCTGAGATTTCGGTGGATGGCACAACAACCGTGGCCGGTCTGATGACTGAATTGCAAACGGCATACGGTGATGCAACGTTCAGTCTGGATTCGCTGGGACACATCGAAGTCACGGCTGGCAGCACCGGCCCTTCATCGCTGGACGTGTCGATTGAAGATATCCCGGGGAATATCGGTGATTTTGATTTCAGAACCTACAGCTTTATCACACGATCGGTCGGTAAGAATGCCGACTCCTACTATCGAGCCACCGAAGTGTTCGATGAACGTGGAGTGGGGCACGCGGTCAATCTGAAATTTACGAAAAGAGCGGACAACGACTGGGATATGGAAGCCGTCATCGATCCCACGGAAGGGGTCATGCTGGATAATTCCGTTCAGGGTATCGCCTTCAACAAGGATGGTTCTTTTCAGCAGGTGAAAGGGACCGCGTCCGGGGATATTGATATCACCTTTCAATTTGACAATGTACCTTCCCCGCAGACAGTGACCCTTTCCTTTGGCGAACCAGGCTCTTTCGAAGGTCTGACCGAAGCAGGCTCACGCGCATCGCTTTCTGCCGCTGCAAATGGATATGAGCCAGGGCAACTTTCCGACGTACAGATCGACTCCGACGGTACAATCTTTGGCCTGACCAGCAACGGACTGATGCTGGCACTTGGCCAGCTTGCCATCGCGTCGTTTCGTAATGTCGATGGACTTGTCAGTGCCGGAAACAACTATTACGAGGCATCGCTTGCCAGCGGGGAAGCCGTTATTGGGAACGCTCTGAACGGAGGCCGTGGTGCCATCAGAGCCGGACAGCTCGAAGGCTCAAATGTCGATCTGGCTCTGGAATTTACGCGACTGATTGTTGCTCAGAGGGGCTTTTCGGCCAATGCGCGAACAATCACTGTGACCGATGAAGTCCTGAAAGAGCTGACCACAATTATTCGATAG
- a CDS encoding flagellar hook-length control protein FliK, which produces MTSLLPIPVTNSIPVLRGAEGIDRSVERDTIRTPTTASEKESDRSSDRERARQRAERREASAADERKRAEKGTRPRKEHSCKCEFQLLLINANTAATAVQKPTVGSGEDSNHIASFVQTISHGDQQKQSNKNSDAQPKLPGINGAVLTEGQSNAEQPSLPLLKTKSATSSSTNFVPLTKSAVGSRPAIATLDSDVQNSGHVPEVNDSPEHVSAHTNVHRLISPSAAASTVDAGDASQGAPVHSLERILEGLKDGSIPFQIEALRTSPADQARAEGLRLAREGNLNIRAIPGANEGHHSVFNRHHGGSNFGDSSSSPQLWNNLRSSPRLPEKSEVSFARLADAVGRDIGRIVSMNGRGATGRPSAINPAIAADPLRAMSAMIPNSIQFDRPSPTSDGRQTTDAKVPSTDDAAAPASFNKVIVGPAGNSIGESVTAELRQPLSAQVSRAIYEYVHKQHRTDPSSMTMRLDPPDLGELVIQMSRTEQGLNIRVTALEPVTMDMLQARGSEIEQQLRNSEMGLCSLDFLSADTNGHHGRGHHPHGDGHPDSHRGISRTGRRAVRNASESDRSVSARDHRSGENDRLSFRA; this is translated from the coding sequence ATGACATCGCTGCTTCCAATTCCTGTTACAAACTCAATTCCCGTCCTTCGGGGAGCTGAAGGCATCGATCGTTCCGTGGAACGCGACACTATTCGGACTCCGACCACTGCTTCGGAGAAGGAATCCGACAGGTCATCGGATCGTGAGCGGGCGCGACAACGAGCCGAACGACGCGAAGCGAGTGCGGCGGACGAACGAAAGCGCGCTGAAAAAGGAACACGTCCGAGGAAAGAGCATTCATGCAAATGTGAGTTTCAGTTACTGCTGATTAACGCAAACACAGCGGCAACGGCTGTTCAAAAGCCGACGGTGGGATCCGGCGAAGATTCAAACCACATCGCTAGTTTCGTCCAGACAATTTCGCACGGGGATCAGCAGAAGCAAAGTAACAAGAACAGCGACGCTCAGCCGAAACTACCAGGAATAAACGGCGCAGTGCTGACTGAGGGACAATCAAATGCAGAGCAGCCATCACTCCCGTTGCTGAAGACCAAATCAGCAACGTCTTCGTCCACGAACTTTGTACCATTAACAAAGTCGGCCGTGGGAAGCAGACCAGCGATCGCAACACTTGATTCAGACGTGCAGAATTCTGGGCATGTACCGGAGGTCAACGATTCACCCGAACATGTGTCAGCCCACACGAATGTTCATCGTTTGATCAGTCCTTCTGCGGCGGCATCAACGGTGGATGCCGGCGATGCCTCGCAGGGGGCTCCGGTACATTCGTTGGAGCGAATTCTGGAGGGGTTGAAGGACGGATCCATTCCATTTCAGATCGAGGCGCTAAGGACAAGTCCCGCTGATCAGGCCCGAGCAGAAGGGCTGCGTCTGGCACGCGAGGGCAACCTGAACATCAGAGCGATTCCTGGCGCGAACGAAGGTCACCATTCCGTTTTTAACAGGCACCATGGTGGTTCGAACTTTGGGGATTCGAGTTCCAGTCCTCAATTGTGGAACAACCTCCGTTCGTCCCCGCGGTTGCCGGAGAAATCAGAAGTTTCGTTCGCGAGGCTTGCCGACGCTGTTGGCCGGGATATCGGCCGCATCGTATCGATGAACGGTCGTGGCGCGACGGGTCGCCCTTCTGCGATCAATCCGGCCATCGCAGCCGATCCATTGCGGGCCATGTCTGCAATGATTCCCAATTCCATTCAATTCGATCGCCCCAGTCCGACCTCTGATGGGCGTCAGACAACGGATGCGAAAGTACCGAGCACAGACGATGCGGCGGCCCCGGCGTCATTTAACAAAGTCATTGTCGGCCCGGCGGGAAATTCCATCGGGGAATCGGTCACGGCGGAATTACGGCAACCTCTGTCTGCTCAGGTTTCCCGAGCAATCTATGAATACGTCCACAAACAGCACCGAACAGATCCATCGTCAATGACGATGCGTTTGGATCCTCCCGACCTGGGAGAACTGGTGATCCAGATGAGTCGGACAGAACAGGGCCTGAACATTCGCGTAACCGCCCTCGAGCCTGTGACGATGGACATGTTACAGGCACGCGGAAGTGAAATTGAACAGCAACTGCGGAACAGTGAAATGGGGCTGTGTTCGCTTGATTTCCTGTCGGCAGACACCAACGGCCATCACGGACGCGGGCACCATCCCCATGGGGATGGTCATCCCGACTCGCATCGAGGCATTTCGCGGACGGGGCGCCGCGCGGTTCGAAATGCCTCTGAGTCTGATCGTAGTGTTTCGGCAAGGGACCATCGATCAGGCGAGAACGACCGGCTGAGTTTTCGAGCCTGA
- a CDS encoding SAM-dependent methyltransferase: MALQVKYRIMPPRVTTRLHPMTCPYQSKSVQTVASEIPNQPDPRTRGDRRQSSLNGDLILFLESLTESLKHVIFQRAVLSRPSSETAEFPRVDMRLVRLKSGEHLQVARRTKTQEFHTNIPLNPSDFDTSLASLEQLLSPFIWQDFRIVGRTAIVEYSKQKNTLWKSRRKEIDDSASLTTTQSDHNRKRAYLIPDGTPVPFLVHTGIMTESGQVRARHYHKFRQINRYLEFIHDVVDSLPQEGLRVVDFGSGKSYLTFATHHLIKQILNRDCEIVGLDRRADVVATCEAIARKLNLAGIRFEVGEIAGYQPSGAVHLAISLHACDTATDDAIQQAVAWEANVILAVPCCQHELAGVMAGNALPVLTEHGILRERFAAMTTDAMRAEVLDGVGYDASLIEFIDMEHTPKNILIRAIRRKNATDATRRQSAIERLTHMRHLLNIPPLKLERMLLPS, from the coding sequence GTGGCTTTGCAGGTCAAATACCGTATCATGCCCCCCCGCGTCACGACGCGACTTCATCCCATGACCTGCCCCTACCAATCAAAGTCTGTTCAGACCGTGGCATCGGAAATTCCTAATCAGCCAGACCCTCGAACGAGGGGTGATCGCCGTCAATCGTCGCTGAACGGAGACCTTATTCTGTTTCTGGAGTCCCTGACGGAAAGTCTGAAACACGTCATCTTTCAGCGTGCGGTACTGAGTCGTCCATCGTCAGAAACGGCAGAATTCCCCCGAGTCGATATGCGATTGGTGCGTCTGAAGTCCGGAGAACATCTGCAGGTAGCACGACGTACGAAAACGCAGGAATTCCATACGAATATCCCCCTGAATCCCTCAGATTTTGATACATCGCTTGCGTCTCTGGAACAGTTGCTCTCTCCTTTTATCTGGCAGGATTTTCGGATTGTTGGTCGTACGGCAATTGTTGAATATTCAAAGCAGAAGAACACACTATGGAAATCTCGTCGCAAAGAGATTGATGACTCCGCCTCACTGACAACAACGCAGTCCGATCACAACAGAAAGCGTGCGTATTTAATTCCGGATGGAACCCCGGTGCCCTTCCTTGTCCATACAGGAATCATGACGGAATCCGGGCAGGTCCGCGCCCGTCACTATCACAAGTTCCGACAGATCAATCGGTATCTCGAGTTCATACATGATGTCGTGGACTCCCTGCCGCAGGAGGGGCTTCGCGTAGTCGATTTTGGAAGCGGTAAAAGTTACCTGACTTTCGCCACGCATCACTTAATCAAACAAATTCTCAATCGCGATTGCGAAATCGTTGGCTTAGACCGCCGTGCCGATGTGGTTGCGACCTGTGAAGCGATCGCGAGGAAGCTGAATCTGGCGGGAATCCGTTTCGAAGTGGGAGAAATTGCGGGGTATCAGCCATCCGGGGCCGTGCACCTGGCAATCTCTTTGCATGCCTGTGACACGGCGACAGACGATGCCATCCAGCAGGCCGTCGCGTGGGAGGCAAACGTTATACTGGCCGTTCCCTGCTGTCAGCATGAATTGGCTGGCGTGATGGCTGGGAATGCACTTCCCGTGCTGACTGAGCACGGGATCCTGCGAGAGAGATTCGCGGCGATGACAACGGATGCAATGAGGGCTGAGGTATTGGACGGGGTCGGTTATGATGCATCGCTGATTGAGTTCATCGATATGGAGCATACTCCGAAAAATATCCTGATCCGGGCCATTCGCCGGAAGAACGCGACGGATGCAACACGGCGTCAATCTGCAATCGAACGACTCACTCACATGCGACATTTACTGAATATACCGCCGCTGAAGCTGGAGCGAATGCTGCTTCCGTCATGA
- a CDS encoding polyprenol monophosphomannose synthase, with product MNRTLITLCTYNERENIELLIPELLSTVPDICILVIDDNSPDGTGQYVDQLSESNPQIRIIHREGKLGLGTATVAGFQYGIEHQFELLINMDADFSHQPRHIPEMLSEIKKTDVVIGSRYVAGGGVVGWSLRRHLMSRTINLWARLLLGLRTRDNSGSFRCFRVPCLAMVDWSKTVSKGYAFQEEILYRLSRAGCSFSETPIRFEDRRFGTTKINMYEAMTAVIDILKMGYRRLLRQD from the coding sequence ATGAATCGAACGCTGATCACACTCTGTACTTACAATGAACGAGAAAACATTGAATTGCTCATACCCGAATTGCTGAGCACAGTTCCAGACATCTGCATTCTCGTAATCGATGATAATTCGCCTGATGGCACAGGTCAGTACGTGGATCAATTGTCCGAATCAAATCCTCAGATTCGAATCATCCATCGAGAAGGAAAACTGGGGCTTGGCACTGCCACCGTTGCGGGATTCCAGTACGGTATTGAGCATCAGTTTGAACTGCTGATCAATATGGATGCGGACTTCAGCCACCAGCCCCGCCATATTCCTGAGATGTTGTCGGAAATCAAAAAAACGGATGTTGTCATCGGCTCACGATATGTCGCGGGCGGCGGTGTCGTTGGATGGAGTCTTCGACGGCATCTGATGAGCCGCACAATTAATCTCTGGGCCAGGCTGTTGTTAGGATTGAGGACCAGAGACAACAGTGGCAGCTTTCGGTGTTTCAGGGTTCCCTGTCTGGCGATGGTTGACTGGTCAAAAACCGTATCAAAAGGATATGCCTTTCAGGAAGAGATCCTTTACCGTCTCTCGCGGGCTGGGTGCAGCTTCTCAGAAACACCGATCCGCTTCGAAGATCGGCGATTCGGTACAACCAAGATCAATATGTACGAAGCGATGACAGCTGTGATCGATATCCTGAAAATGGGTTACCGTCGGCTGCTTCGGCAGGACTAA
- a CDS encoding CehA/McbA family metallohydrolase has translation MKNAAVWQVLILVTSISSPSSALFGQDQLPLVMSVERQPLTAATKRIIEAMEFAGAPIDVATLAKLDQAFTADRDADAIEQIQKALDPLCVAMVNINAESRVKVSEGPAPKELIEQGWTAFLVKVHNEAGINPPLQVESPNAAPVYQQGKGARQQPRTDQNLVDAKDVPDRFLDLRMLTREPLKPRLSGLALEYAVVELYSRDAGKREAAISFHVGAGTQDIGFRNAVPMLFECKPAVEVKFSIRDSDGSPTTASLIIRDTQGRIYPHPSRRLAPDFFFHHQIYRNDGESVALPPGRYEVIANRGPEYLPQISTVEIPADVKEFGVPIRLKRWIHLASRGWYSGDHHVHAAGCAHYDSPTEGVGPEDMMRHILGEDLNVGCVLSWGPCWYTQKQFFEGEVSRLSTNRYLMRYDVEVSGFPSSHAGHLCLLKLREDDFPGTTRIEQWPSWTMPVLQWGQRQGGIVGYSHSGWGLALPDYMPDGSRQFTKRPWGGAGNEWPGRAADRLPDYAMPVFDGIGANEYIVTTAHGACDFISAVDTPAIWELNIWYHTLNCGMTSRISGETDFPCIYGDRVGLGRIYVGFDDDEELSYDTWVDGLKDGRSYCGDGLSHIIDFKVDDVSVGARSADQSSVSELQISEARSVVVQFDAAALLEETPTELSRSIRNRRLDEKPYWHIERCRIDDSRDVPVEIIINGEVAATRRLLADGHIEHFEVPVEISRSSWIAIRILPSVHTNPIFVKVDGKPIRASQRSAEWCIQAVDTCWNSKKGQIRESEKADAKAAYDAAREIYQQILTETTAQ, from the coding sequence ATGAAGAACGCAGCTGTATGGCAGGTGCTGATACTTGTAACGTCGATTTCCAGTCCTTCTTCGGCGCTGTTCGGTCAGGACCAGCTTCCGCTGGTCATGTCTGTAGAACGACAGCCGCTGACGGCAGCAACGAAGCGAATCATCGAAGCAATGGAGTTTGCAGGCGCGCCGATCGACGTCGCTACGCTGGCCAAACTCGATCAGGCATTTACTGCAGATCGTGATGCAGACGCGATTGAACAGATACAGAAAGCGCTCGACCCACTTTGCGTGGCAATGGTAAACATCAACGCCGAAAGCAGAGTCAAAGTCTCTGAAGGTCCTGCTCCAAAAGAACTGATCGAGCAGGGCTGGACAGCCTTTCTTGTCAAGGTTCACAACGAGGCCGGGATTAACCCTCCACTTCAGGTCGAAAGCCCCAATGCTGCTCCGGTTTATCAGCAGGGAAAAGGGGCTCGCCAACAGCCTCGAACCGATCAGAATCTGGTTGACGCCAAAGATGTGCCGGACCGGTTCCTTGATCTCCGAATGCTCACGAGAGAGCCGCTGAAGCCGCGACTTTCCGGCCTGGCCCTTGAATACGCCGTAGTAGAACTTTACTCACGAGATGCCGGAAAGCGAGAAGCAGCGATTTCATTTCACGTCGGAGCTGGTACCCAGGACATTGGTTTTCGAAATGCCGTGCCAATGCTGTTTGAATGCAAGCCCGCCGTTGAGGTGAAGTTTTCGATCCGGGATAGTGACGGAAGCCCCACGACCGCTTCGCTGATTATTCGGGATACGCAGGGCCGCATCTATCCACACCCTTCGCGGCGGCTTGCACCAGACTTCTTTTTTCACCATCAGATTTATCGAAACGATGGCGAATCCGTTGCACTGCCACCAGGAAGGTACGAAGTGATTGCGAATCGAGGTCCCGAATACCTGCCGCAGATTTCGACCGTCGAAATACCAGCAGATGTGAAAGAATTCGGGGTACCAATCCGTTTGAAGCGATGGATTCATCTTGCGAGCCGGGGCTGGTATTCCGGTGATCATCACGTCCATGCGGCAGGCTGCGCTCATTACGACAGCCCAACAGAAGGCGTCGGCCCGGAAGATATGATGCGTCATATTCTGGGGGAAGACCTGAACGTTGGATGTGTCCTCAGTTGGGGGCCCTGCTGGTACACCCAGAAGCAGTTTTTTGAAGGAGAGGTTTCTCGTCTTTCGACGAACCGCTATCTGATGCGTTACGACGTTGAAGTGAGCGGTTTTCCATCATCGCACGCTGGCCATCTTTGCCTTTTGAAACTCAGGGAAGATGATTTCCCGGGTACAACCAGAATTGAGCAGTGGCCAAGCTGGACCATGCCAGTGCTTCAATGGGGCCAGCGACAGGGTGGCATTGTCGGCTACAGCCACAGTGGATGGGGACTGGCGTTACCGGACTATATGCCGGATGGTTCACGGCAATTCACAAAGCGACCATGGGGAGGCGCTGGAAATGAATGGCCTGGTCGAGCTGCCGATCGGCTTCCCGATTACGCCATGCCGGTCTTCGACGGCATTGGCGCGAATGAATATATCGTGACGACGGCTCACGGTGCGTGCGATTTCATTTCTGCTGTCGATACGCCCGCCATCTGGGAACTGAATATTTGGTACCACACCCTGAACTGCGGAATGACAAGTCGCATCAGTGGCGAAACGGATTTCCCCTGCATCTACGGTGACCGTGTCGGTTTGGGACGAATCTACGTGGGTTTCGATGATGATGAAGAGTTATCGTATGACACGTGGGTTGACGGACTGAAGGATGGGCGAAGCTATTGCGGCGATGGACTCAGCCACATCATTGATTTCAAAGTCGATGACGTATCGGTTGGCGCTCGTTCGGCGGATCAGTCGAGCGTCAGCGAACTGCAGATCAGTGAAGCCCGATCGGTTGTTGTCCAGTTTGACGCGGCCGCCCTGCTGGAAGAAACACCAACTGAGCTGTCTCGGTCAATTCGGAACCGTCGTCTTGATGAAAAACCATACTGGCATATAGAACGATGCCGAATTGACGACTCGCGAGATGTACCTGTAGAGATTATTATCAACGGCGAAGTTGCCGCCACCAGAAGGCTGCTCGCTGACGGGCACATCGAACATTTTGAAGTGCCTGTTGAAATCAGTCGATCATCCTGGATTGCCATACGTATTCTGCCGTCGGTGCATACCAATCCGATCTTTGTGAAAGTGGATGGGAAACCAATAAGGGCCAGTCAGCGAAGTGCCGAATGGTGTATCCAGGCTGTTGATACGTGCTGGAATTCAAAGAAAGGCCAGATTCGTGAATCAGAAAAAGCCGATGCAAAAGCGGCCTACGATGCCGCCAGAGAAATCTACCAGCAGATACTGACAGAGACGACTGCTCAGTAG
- the aspS gene encoding aspartate--tRNA ligase: MHRTHHCGELRRSNVGETVTVSGWVHSYRDHGDSLVFVDLRDRYGKTQVVFNKDDNSEMDGLARKLRREDVVKVVGEVRYRGDSLVNAKLETGEIEVLARSLTVLSKSKTPPFEIDGSDLPNEELRLKYRFVDLRRPDLQKSIILRHQLTQAVREYFNTREFLEIETPMLGRSTPEGARDYLVPSRVHPGSFYALPQSPQIYKQILMVAGFDRYYQIARCFRDEDLRADRQPEFTQIDVEMAFVERDDILNLIDGLVAYVMKAVRGVDVKTPLPRHTYADMMERFGSDKPDLRFGMELIDIGDVASVCDFGVFKNVMAGGGRVRGINAKAAAEKYSRRLLDVDLKNFVGDYGAKGLAYMKVVGGKLESTIAKFFTDEQQQQIISRMNGEDGDLLLFVADQPKVTSAALSALRNRLAKELNLYDPSEFSCHWVVDFPLVTWNPDEQRYDAEHHPFCQPNPADVELMGSEPGKVRADSYDLVVNGYEAASGSVRIHDSAVQQQVFDLLKISADEAEKRFGFLLEALRYGAPPHAGIALGLDRWVMLLAGDENIRDVIAFPKTQKAADMLTGAPSAVDDRQLRDLSIKVDALPEK, encoded by the coding sequence GTGCACAGAACTCATCATTGCGGAGAACTTCGACGATCCAACGTTGGCGAAACCGTCACGGTCAGCGGCTGGGTTCATAGTTATCGCGACCACGGCGACAGCCTGGTGTTCGTTGACCTGCGAGATCGCTATGGCAAGACTCAGGTTGTCTTCAATAAAGACGACAACTCCGAAATGGATGGTCTGGCACGTAAGCTTCGTCGTGAAGACGTGGTCAAAGTCGTGGGAGAAGTGAGGTATCGCGGCGACAGCCTCGTGAATGCCAAACTGGAAACCGGCGAAATTGAGGTTCTTGCCAGGTCCCTGACGGTGCTCAGCAAGAGCAAGACTCCTCCGTTTGAAATTGATGGTAGCGACCTGCCGAATGAAGAACTGCGGCTCAAATACCGTTTTGTTGACCTTCGCCGACCGGACCTGCAGAAGAGCATTATCCTGCGTCACCAATTAACGCAGGCTGTTCGCGAGTACTTCAACACACGGGAGTTTCTGGAAATCGAAACTCCCATGCTGGGACGAAGCACCCCTGAAGGGGCACGAGATTACCTGGTGCCCAGTCGCGTGCATCCCGGCAGTTTTTATGCACTGCCACAGTCCCCACAGATCTACAAACAGATTCTGATGGTGGCGGGTTTTGACCGGTATTACCAGATTGCACGCTGCTTTCGAGACGAAGACCTGAGAGCAGATCGCCAGCCGGAATTTACACAAATCGACGTCGAAATGGCATTCGTCGAACGCGACGACATCCTCAATCTGATCGACGGGCTGGTTGCGTATGTTATGAAAGCCGTCCGTGGCGTCGACGTAAAAACACCGCTGCCTCGCCATACCTATGCCGACATGATGGAGCGTTTCGGATCTGATAAACCAGACCTTCGATTCGGAATGGAACTGATCGATATTGGTGACGTCGCATCGGTCTGTGACTTTGGTGTCTTCAAAAATGTGATGGCCGGCGGCGGCCGGGTCCGTGGCATCAATGCCAAAGCGGCGGCAGAAAAATACAGCCGAAGACTGTTGGATGTCGACCTGAAGAACTTCGTTGGAGACTACGGCGCCAAAGGCCTGGCTTATATGAAAGTAGTCGGGGGCAAGCTGGAATCGACAATCGCGAAGTTCTTCACTGATGAGCAGCAGCAGCAGATCATCAGTCGAATGAACGGAGAAGACGGAGACCTTCTGCTTTTCGTCGCAGACCAGCCCAAAGTCACTTCAGCTGCACTTTCAGCTTTGCGGAATCGACTGGCGAAGGAACTGAATCTCTACGATCCCTCTGAATTCAGCTGTCACTGGGTCGTGGACTTTCCACTGGTGACGTGGAATCCTGATGAACAGCGCTACGATGCAGAACATCATCCATTCTGCCAGCCCAATCCGGCAGATGTTGAATTGATGGGAAGCGAACCCGGAAAAGTACGAGCAGACTCGTATGACCTGGTCGTCAACGGCTATGAGGCCGCAAGTGGCAGTGTCCGTATTCACGATTCGGCCGTTCAGCAGCAAGTCTTTGACTTACTGAAGATCAGTGCAGATGAAGCTGAAAAGCGATTCGGATTTCTGTTGGAGGCCCTGCGATATGGTGCTCCACCGCATGCGGGGATTGCACTGGGACTCGACCGATGGGTCATGCTTCTGGCGGGTGACGAAAACATTCGCGATGTGATCGCCTTCCCAAAGACCCAAAAAGCAGCCGATATGCTGACGGGTGCTCCATCCGCAGTCGACGATCGGCAGCTCAGGGATCTCAGCATCAAAGTGGACGCACTGCCGGAAAAGTAG